Sequence from the Clostridium saccharobutylicum DSM 13864 genome:
ACTACAACTATTATTTCTAAAATATTAGAGGAACAAGGATATAAAACTTGGGTTGGTGGAAATATAGGAACTCCACTGTTTTCACAAATTGAAAATATAAAAGAAGAAGATAGGGTTGTATTAGAATTATCTAGCTTTCAACTTATGACTATGAATGAAGCAATAGATGTTGCAATATGTACTAATTTAGCACCTAATCACTTGGATATGCATAAAGATATGCAAGAATATATAGATGCAAAGAAAAATATATTCTTACATCAAAACAAAGAAGATATTTTAGTGGTAAACAGAGAAAATGAAATTACTTACAATTTTGAAAAAGAAGCAAAAGGTATTGTAAGGGAATTTAGTTCAAAGAGAGAAATCAAGGATGGAGCTTATTATAAAGACGGTGTACTTTATGTTGAAGGCAAAGAGGTATGTAAGAAAGATAATATAGTAATAAAGGGAATGCACAATGTTGAAAATTATCTTGCTGCATTTATAGCTACTAAAGATGATGTGTCTATAGAATCAATGAAGAAAGTTGCAGAAAGCTTTGGCGGTGTTGAACATAGATGTGAATTTATAAGGGAAATAGATGGTGTTAAATATTATAATGATTCCATTGCTTCAAGTCCAACAAGAACTCTAGCTGGACTCAGAGCATTTGATGAAAAAGTTATAATTATAGCTGGAGGATACGATAAACACATACCATTTGAGCCATTAGCTTATGAAGGTTATCCTTATATTAAGGAATTAATACTTATGGGAGCTACTAAAGATAAAATTAAAGCTGTTTTTGATAAATTAGAAAAAGAAAAGGGTGTTAAGGTTAATATTAAGATGGCCGAATCTTTAGAAGAAGCTACAAACATAAGCAAAGAAATAGCAGTAAGTGGAGATATTGTAACATTATCACCTGCTTGTGCTTCATTTGATATGTATCCTAATTTTATGGTGAGAGGAAATAAATTTAAAGAAATAGTAAATAACTTATAAAATATAATGCTTATTGGTAGCTATTATGATTTATAAATTAAAATAATAGAATATTTTAATAATAGTTAATATAAAAGCTATATATGTAGTGTGAAGTTATTTTGTAAGAGTATATAAATAAAAACGGATATCAAAAAAGTAACCATTAATAAAATACTTTTTTGTATCCGTTTTTTATTTATTTATCTATGGATTGATAATTCTTTGTAATAAACACTATTTACATTACTAATTGGACTATAGAATATTCCTTTAGAAGTTAAATGGTATTCATTTATACCTTCGGAAATTTCAGGTTTAAATGTAACTTTGGTATTTGCAATATCAACTGTTAAAGAATATAGAGTGTTGGAATCATCACCATTAATAAAGTATAAAGAATTATTTATAAGTTTCAATTGAGAACCATTCATAGTATATAGTCTTTTTGATGTTAACTTAGAAGGATCAAGTACATATAGATTGTTGTTGTCAGAAGAATTAAAGAAAAGTAATTGCCCTTCATATGGCATAAAACTGTTGGATGCATAATCAGTAAGCTTTTGTTTGTTGGTTCCATCTGTTTTCATTGAATATAATTTTGAATTATCACTTAAGTTCTGATAGATAATAAAGTCTCCGGTAATTATAAACATTCCGACATTGTCAGAACATATGAGATTGGTTTTAGAAGTTGTAGTGTCGTATGTATAAAGTCTATTATTATCATTTTTATCTGTGTAATATAAAGTATTTTCAATGTTGGTAAGGTTATGTACAGAATGCTCGTTGAGCTTATTAAAAGATTTATCTGAAAGATTTAACGAACATAAGGCGTTTTCATCAGACCCGTTACCAAAATAAATCTTATCATTAATTAAAACAATATTGTCAGCGGAATAATTAGCAAAATCAGTGAGGTCTTTACTTTGAAGAATATCCTTTTGTGATGGATGTGTAATTAACGAAATTTTATTATTCTCATTTGGATTAGGAAAAATTAAATTATCATCGTTAAAAACAAAAGGACAATAATATGAGGCTGATTTAGTTAATGTTAAAGGTATATTCAAATCGTCGTTAGTATTACTATTGGATTGTATGGAAATGTTGCTAGAATTTTTGCTTGAAGTGGTTGAATTATTAGGTGATATTTTTTGTGTTCCACATCCAACAAAAGTAAGTGTAATAAGCGATAGTGTTATAGATAGTATTTTTTTATTCATTTTAAAATCTCCCTATAAAATAAATGTTATATAAATATTTCAATATAAAATAGTAAAGTGATATGAAAAGAAGTGTTATTAATCATTATTTTATATGTAAAAATGATTATAATAAAAAATAAATATAAATCACATACGATTTATTAGTTAAAATAACACCGCTATTTAATATCAATATTATGATAAATGAGCAAATGAGTAAAGACATTAGTGGGAAAAGTGAAGGATTGACTAAATATAGATAGGTTAACATAACCTGGTGTATCACTTATTGAAATATTAAGTAATATAAAGATATATTGAGAAATATCAAAATAGATTTGGATAATTGTGCACTAATACATAATTAATTATAAAAAACATGTTAATATAATATTCGTTGTCGCGGCAAACGCGTAACAACAAAACAGATTAGTGAAAAGTTGTTAAAAAATTTATGAAAATAAATGTTGACAATAATAACTAAGGATGTTATTATAATAAAGCGGTCGAGAGAGACCGACAAGATCTTTGAAAATTGAACAGAATATGATAAATACATTTAAGTAAACCAGCAATTTTTATTTGAGTAAGCTAAGATTAAACTTTTTATTGAGAGTTTGATCCTGGCTCAGGACGAACGCTGGCGGCGTGCTTAACACATGCAAGTCGAGCGATGAAGCTTCTTCGGAAGTGGATTAGCGGCGGACGGGTGAGTAACACGTGGGTAACCTGCCTCATAGAGGGGAATAGCCTTCCGAAAGGAAGATTAATACCGCATAAGATTGTAATATCGCATGATATAGCAATTAAAGGAGCAATCCGCTATGAGATGGACCCGCGTCGCATTAGCTAGTTGGTGAGGTAACGGCTCACCAAGGCGACGATGCGTAGCCGACCTGAGAGGGTGATCGGCCACATTGGGACTGAGACACGGCCCAGACTCCTACGGGAGGCAGCAGTGGGGA
This genomic interval carries:
- the murD gene encoding UDP-N-acetylmuramoyl-L-alanine--D-glutamate ligase, with the translated sequence MKRDFGEFKKFIFNKKVGVVGIGVSNIPLINFLLDLGAKVTAFDRKSKDELGDVAIDFDNKGVKLELGEGYLDNLTGFDVIFKTPSMRIDSEALIKVKEEGSYITSEMEEFVRYTKGKVYGITGSDGKTTTTTIISKILEEQGYKTWVGGNIGTPLFSQIENIKEEDRVVLELSSFQLMTMNEAIDVAICTNLAPNHLDMHKDMQEYIDAKKNIFLHQNKEDILVVNRENEITYNFEKEAKGIVREFSSKREIKDGAYYKDGVLYVEGKEVCKKDNIVIKGMHNVENYLAAFIATKDDVSIESMKKVAESFGGVEHRCEFIREIDGVKYYNDSIASSPTRTLAGLRAFDEKVIIIAGGYDKHIPFEPLAYEGYPYIKELILMGATKDKIKAVFDKLEKEKGVKVNIKMAESLEEATNISKEIAVSGDIVTLSPACASFDMYPNFMVRGNKFKEIVNNL
- a CDS encoding DUF5050 domain-containing protein, coding for MNKKILSITLSLITLTFVGCGTQKISPNNSTTSSKNSSNISIQSNSNTNDDLNIPLTLTKSASYYCPFVFNDDNLIFPNPNENNKISLITHPSQKDILQSKDLTDFANYSADNIVLINDKIYFGNGSDENALCSLNLSDKSFNKLNEHSVHNLTNIENTLYYTDKNDNNRLYTYDTTTSKTNLICSDNVGMFIITGDFIIYQNLSDNSKLYSMKTDGTNKQKLTDYASNSFMPYEGQLLFFNSSDNNNLYVLDPSKLTSKRLYTMNGSQLKLINNSLYFINGDDSNTLYSLTVDIANTKVTFKPEISEGINEYHLTSKGIFYSPISNVNSVYYKELSIHR